CGGCCCAGAGTCCCCAACGTACGTGTGTCGGGCCAAGAGTGGGTGCGGCCCGTGTGTGTGCTCGGCTTGCAGGAGAAGAGGAACGCATCATGTATGAACTGAGATAATTCCTGATGAATTGAATCTGTCCTCCGACCTATCTCTTCCTCGATccccttgcttcttcttcctccgatCTAGGTTGCTAACACACGAGGCCGAAAGATCGTCTCTGTCGAGCTCCGCTGCCGCTACGCCGTGCTCGTGCCGCCGCGCGTTCCATGTTCACCCAACCTGGGCCGCGGCCTCGGACCTCCCCTCCCGCCATGGCCCTGCGGCTCCCGTTCCAGAAAACGAGCTTGTCCGACCGCTGCTCTGTCAAATCCGGGCCACAGATATCCGATCGGACGGCTCTCGGTGACCCCAGGCCAGGGCCGTCCACCCTGAACATGGGCACGCAGCTCCTCGGCTTGCCAGAGCGCCGCCGCGTTCCCAGCGCTGCTCGCCGGATGGGGGCGCGCCACGCGCACCTTATCCGCGGCGAGATCCCGGTGCTCCGTTCCGCCACGGCGACGTCGACCAAGGCAACACGAGATGGCCGTCGAAAAGTTTCGGAGCTCTCTGCGATAAGCGTGCGCATCGGCTGCCGATGAGGGTTCGATCAGCGTGCGTGACGCCGTCGACGCCGCGGCCGTGGAGAAGGCTCCGGACGGGCCGGGACTCGCGCCGGCGGTCAAGGGCCCTGCTTGAGGCGCCGCCCGACGCCGGCTCACGGCACGGATGCCACTGCGACGCCTTCCGCGAGCTCGAGCAAAAAGTAAAACAAATCTAATGGAACTGAGGTTGCCAATTCTTCAGGAGTGCTTGTGCTGCATTCATCTCCTAATTGAGCAGAGCAGATAATTGTGTAGCAAGCCAGGAGTATTTGCACCTCAAGAGAGCATGTCCTACTGTCTTATTAGGTCTGTTAGTCTCCTTTGCTTGTCAACACCTTCAAAAATGCAGGGAGAAGCGATAAAGACCAAAACCGACGCTATTTCAACTGCAGGGGGGCAGATCCGTGTCCATTTTTCATGCTAGCATCAATACAGGGAGTTTGGGGGGTCTTGTGCAAGAGTTGATGTGGGTGATGTGGTGCTCTCAGATGCAGGAAAGATCCCAGGTGGCTTTTCTGCAGGGAGTTCAGGCTGCAGGGGAATCTGGAAGGGGCAGGATCATATCATACAATGGAAAATTGGAAACTGATGCTACCATGGTGAAGCAAGGTTATGTTTTGTCTGCAACTGGAAATGTCATTTGTGAGATCAAACACCTGCAGTTATTAGCTCTAGACTTTAGCGACTGGAAGACTACTTAATGCTTTAGAGATGTAATACGGTGTCGCATCGCATGACCCAGCCGCTCATGGCTGTCTAGAGAATGTAGCACGTAATCTGGTTGCTAGTGATTTGTGTAGCACCAATGGCTAATGGAAGTTTCTTTCCAGTTAAAATCCACATCACCGGATGGAGCGGGATCAATTTGAGAAAATGGACTGATAATTTGGAGTTCACCAATATCTACAGCGGAATAACTCGATATGCATTCAGTTTCCATAGCATCATATTCAAATGTCTTCACTTTGAGACATTTTTGTAAGGGATCCTCGATCATTCTATAATCCTTGGAGCCTTCCAGCCATCCTATCAACGAGGCATGTTAAATCGTTAACACCCATACTTGTATACATGATGATTCTGTGGATGTTAACATCTTTGCCCCCAAAGAATGCCAAGGGCAACgtcttgggggggggggggcatcaTCAGACTGTACATCAAAAATCTAGAGACCGACTCACGAATCATTGTTAGACCTTAAGTTTTGACGTTCTTCTTCTCGTCGTTACAGCAAATGAGAGTAAAGCTATGATCGCTGCGATCCCTAGGCCAAGCATGACCACCATCCAAGGAGAGCAAATCCCGTCGCCGCAGATGATGTCTGTCCAGCCCTGAAAGAGATAAGCCAAGGCGCATGAGGCTTGCTAATCTTAGCACAGCTATAGCAGTAGTAGTAATTCTTCCACCTTTCCCTGCGCACGAGAAAGGTCAATCTTATATTCTACAGGCAAATTTGAAATGTTCATGTTATATCAAATCAACTGAACTAACATGATCAAGTGCTTGGTGATTGTTAATATGAATGAACCTGACTCCCTTATTTTTCTAGAGTTATCAAGATAGTACTGCAATGCTTTTAACAAAACTACATGCAACAGTTAACATGTATAGCCATTGCTCTCCAACACAAATAACTGAGGGTCTGAATTCTGACAGGAAAGGTTGTAAAACTAAAATGAACCAAATAACAAAAAATTGTTTTTTCGAGTTTAAACATACCTTTTGTTCTGCCAGCTGTCTGTGATGTCCCACCACAGATTGTTGAGCTTTAAGCATCAAATGTTCCTGGGTAAAAATTTTCTTAGCATGATCATAAAGTTCCATGTCAAGGCTGTTCAACGAGATAATTTGCTTCAATATTGCCTCAGGTACCAGCTTCCGTGCCTGCAAACGAACTTCCTATGTCATTGCTGAAACATTCTAACATGAAAGTGCTCCATAGAAACACAAGCAGAAATTTCTAACTATTATTGGAGTTTTCTGTTAGGACAAAAAAAAAATAAGCACATGCATGATTGTGAAGTTTTGAGCACGTCAGCCTTAGCACTTGTATCCTATTTCTTTTTTCTTGGCCTCAGTTAGTGCTCAATATTGATAGAAATGAATCGGGTGTCCACATATGGTGCAAATTTGTATCACTAGAAAAACAGAAAATAAATCAAGAACAATCTTCAGTGTGCATAAACCTCACAATCTTACCTCTTTTGAAAAGTTTGCTTCCGCAACTTTCTTTAGGGATATTTTACGACGGTTAGATTGAGACTTTCGCAGTTTAGCAATGCAAGTTTCATAAGCTTCCATCAGTTTACCAACAGTCATCTGGCATCAGCAATAAATTAACATTTTGATCACAAGATAATAATAGAAAACTCTACACAAAGAATTGAGCACTTCAGGTAGTGTATTACATTTCCATTTCCTTGTTCATCGCTCGTGGAGTTCAGGGCTTCATTATTTTGCCAACCATGGGTGCTATTCTATCAAGAAAACAGAAATATGAGATGGGGCAACTGTACAGATTCTACAATCTAATCACACAAAGCTAAATAATGCAATATAAGATTTAACCACCCTAATACCAGATGTTCATTTCTTGCTTCTTCCTCCGGCTCCACCATGGATGGGTGAGAGTCTGCGAACAGAAGTATGAGATTAGATCCTCATTTATCATTTTTGCGCTGGCAAAAAGTATATAGTGGAGAACTATATAACCAGAATAAACATAAGATTTCTTTATGCAGTTAATTTTTTTAAAGTCACCTTCTCCCAGACATGTTGATTTCCTGCCCCAATGTTTTCAATGTGCAGCAAATCATGCACAGCGCAAAAGTTTGCCACTTCAACAGCTACACCAGCCACAATTAGTGCTGCTTATGCATTTAGCGGTCGATGAGCAGTTTCATTCCACTAGTTCGAACTTTGCTGAATGTCGTGCAAGTTCAAAGTAATTGGTTTTTTGATACGAGGGATGCACATACTGTGCCTCTGTATTGCTGTATGATTCTATGCTTGGGATTCTAGAATTCCAGGTATGCATAATTTGTTAGGGAATGTCTGAACCAAAAAGGCATAATATCTTTCTGTTTCAATAAAAAAGTTGAGGATTTGTTGCCCTTCGGTCTAAAGTAACATAAATACAACTACGGAAGGCATGATTATAAGTTAGGAACACCAGATTGTAACATATTTTTACCATTCTCACTGGGTAGATCTTCCTTCAGATCTAAGTTCAATGTCCCTGATTGTGAAAGCACCTGTGCTCCTACCATATGAGCAAACAACCTCGCGGATTCTTCATGATCCTCCGTAAGTCCTACATACAGCATTTGGTCCAGCCTATTCTGTAATTGAAAATGATGGCATCACTTTTGGGAGGGAAGTATATAAGAAATTCCAGACCCACCTTTGTatagtgaatgatatgtttgtaTTGGCATAATGCATTTATCTACTGTAAATTCCTTCTGCATGACAGTATAGTCAATGCTGGTGTTTTGCATGTCAGAGAAAGCAATAAAGTATCATGTGCTTTGGCCATTGGAATGCACATCGAAAACAGTCTATCATGATGTTCATCTCTTTGGTACATACCTTAGCAACTTCAAGCACAATATGACCAAGATCTGGATGCTGTCTGACACAATGTCGAACCTCATGTGCTCCATCAAAGTATGAATTGTTTGTTAGCCCAGTAATCTGCCAAGACAACATGAGTACACAAACAAATTAGAAACCAGATCACTGAAGCTGACTGGGAAATCATCTGCAGGCAGATGTTTACTACAGCTTCTTCCTGTGAAAGAAGATACAACACATAAATATGCCTGGGACACAACACAGTACTTGTGCAGACTTGCAACAGAATTACTGAACAAACAAGTTGATCAGTTTTGACAGGAAAATGTGTACTGGCAAATTGATACGGAAAAATACACTATAATTTCAGGTCAATCTCCCAACAGTTCTTGTCAACTTTCTGATGCTATGCAGGAACATGAAAAAGAACTGATATACTTGTCATGGGTAGAGAGCACATGGTGATGAATAGAAGTTTAACTATGGTGGGTATATCATATACAGTATAACTGTGTGCTAGTAAGAATGAAGTATGTTTGACATTCTGTAGCTCAAAATAATGGATAACTTTTCCTTGGTCTATTCAGTATCTATCATCGTCGTCTGAGTTCTGAGTAACAAATAG
The genomic region above belongs to Panicum hallii strain FIL2 chromosome 4, PHallii_v3.1, whole genome shotgun sequence and contains:
- the LOC112889625 gene encoding protein-tyrosine sulfotransferase isoform X1 → MAGAALGLLGVGAVALLAVASVALLPLVSSDDGYRHCEGVVRGWADSSTGREKDGDKLSLKDLLFFLHIPRTGGRTYFHCFLKKLYTNAQECPRSYDKLRFDPSHPDCKLVVTHDDYSLTSKLPRERTSVVTILRNPVDRVFSTYEFSVEVAARFLVHPNLTSAKLMTTRVLTKSRAVSTLDIWPWKYLVPWMREDLFARRVARGFDKVHSTKKVNAYDVEDMVMPLHEYINDPVAHEIIHNGATFQITGLTNNSYFDGAHEVRHCVRQHPDLGHIVLEVAKKEFTVDKCIMPIQTYHSLYKGLTEDHEESARLFAHMVGAQVLSQSGTLNLDLKEDLPSENDSHPSMVEPEEEARNEHLNSTHGWQNNEALNSTSDEQGNGNMTVGKLMEAYETCIAKLRKSQSNRRKISLKKVAEANFSKEARKLVPEAILKQIISLNSLDMELYDHAKKIFTQEHLMLKAQQSVVGHHRQLAEQKGWTDIICGDGICSPWMVVMLGLGIAAIIALLSFAVTTRRRTSKLKV
- the LOC112889625 gene encoding protein-tyrosine sulfotransferase isoform X2, translating into MAGAALGLLGVGAVALLAVASVALLPLVSSDDGYRHCEGVVRGWADSSTGREKDGDKLSLKDLLFFLHIPRTGGRTYFHCFLKKLYTNAQECPRSYDKLRFDPSHPDCKLVVTHDDYSLTSKLPRERTSVVTILRNPVDRVFSTYEFSVEVAARFLVHPNLTSAKLMTTRVLTKSRAVSTLDIWPWKYLVPWMREDLFARRVARGFDKVHSTKKVNAYDVEDMVMPLHEYINDPVAHEIIHNGATFQITGLTNNSYFDGAHEVRHCVRQHPDLGHIVLEVAKNRLDQMLYVGLTEDHEESARLFAHMVGAQVLSQSGTLNLDLKEDLPSENDSHPSMVEPEEEARNEHLNSTHGWQNNEALNSTSDEQGNGNMTVGKLMEAYETCIAKLRKSQSNRRKISLKKVAEANFSKEARKLVPEAILKQIISLNSLDMELYDHAKKIFTQEHLMLKAQQSVVGHHRQLAEQKGWTDIICGDGICSPWMVVMLGLGIAAIIALLSFAVTTRRRTSKLKV